From Pagrus major chromosome 6, Pma_NU_1.0, one genomic window encodes:
- the il10 gene encoding interleukin-10 — translation MTPRSLLMCVLVLQSFLCTVLCSPLCNNPCCRFVEGFPVRLKTLRENFSHIRDFYEANDNLDTALLDQSVEESLKTPFACHAMNSILDFYLGTVLPTALADETEDTRDLKPHMQSIQQIFDQLKTDVHTCRHYFSCKKTFDITSLNSTYTQMESKGLYKAMGELDLLFNYIETYLASKRHGTHVASA, via the exons ATGACTCCTCGGTCTCTCCTCATGTGCGTCCTGGTCCTCCAGTCTTTCCTCTGCACCGTCTTGTGCAGCCCTTTGTGCAACAACCCGTGCTGCCGCTTCGTGGAGGGCTTTCCTGTCAGGCTGAAGACGCTCAGAGAGAACTTCTCACACATCCGAGACTTCTAC GAAGCAAACGATAATTTGGACACAGCGCTTCTCGACCAGAGCGTGGAGGAATCTCTCAAA aCGCCGTTCGCCTGCCACGCCATGAACAGCATCCTGGACTTCTATCTGGGCACGGTGCTGCCGACAGCCCTGGCCGATGAGACGGAGGACACCAGGGACTTAAAGCCTCACATGCAGTCCATCCAGCAGATCTTCGATCAGCTCAAGACTGATGTCCACACATGT AGACATTACTTCTCCTGCAAAAAAACGTTTGACATCACAAGCCTAAACTCTACTTACACTCAG ATGGAGAGTAAAGGTCTATACAAGGCCATGGGAGAGCTGGATCTGCTGTTCAACTACATTGAGACATATCTGGCTTCCAAACGGCACGGAACACATGTGGCCTCCGCTTGA